Proteins encoded together in one Impatiens glandulifera chromosome 1, dImpGla2.1, whole genome shotgun sequence window:
- the LOC124922658 gene encoding probable glucan endo-1,3-beta-glucosidase A6, which yields MKVKQVKLYDSNPAILGALRGSDIEVTVMVPNQLLVSISTNQAIADEWVRSQVLPFYPKTKIRYVLVGNEILSIPDRNIQLSLVPSMYRIQKSLAKFGLLRKVRVTTSLAMDVLQASYPPSNGTFRADISTQIIKPMLQFLKYTKSSLFLDVYPYFAWASNPVDIKLDYALLSSANNIRVKDPGTGLTYTNLLDQMIDAVYFAMKRMGYPHVGIFIAETGWPNGRDIGQTESGASINNAAIYNRNVIKKFTAVPAIGTPAKPGVVIEAVIFALYNENMKTGLGSERHFGVLYPNGSSIYRLDFSGKTREAEY from the coding sequence ATGAAGGTGAAGCAAGTCAAACTGTATGATTCTAACCCGGCCATTCTCGGCGCCCTGAGAGGATCCGACATCGAGGTTACGGTCATGGTCCCGAACCAGCTCCTTGTGAGCATCTCCACCAATCAAGCTATCGCAGACGAATGGGTACGGTCCCAAGTCTTACCCTTTTACCCAAAAACAAAGATCCGATACGTTCTCGTCGGAAACGAAATCCTTTCTATCCCCGACCGTAACATCCAGCTCAGCCTCGTCCCGTCGATGTACCGGATTCAGAAATCGCTTGCGAAATTCGGCCTCCTCCGTAAGGTCAGAGTCACTACCTCATTGGCCATGGACGTGCTTCAAGCTTCTTACCCGCCTTCCAATGGAACCTTCCGTGCCGACATCTCCACTCAAATCATTAAACCTATGCTTCAGTTTCTCAAGTACACGAAATCGTCCCTCTTCTTGGATGTATACCCGTATTTCGCTTGGGCATCCAACCCGGTCGACATCAAGCTTGATTACGCCCTGTTATCCTCCGCCAATAACATAAGGGTTAAGGATCCGGGTACGGGGTTAACCTACACCAATCTGCTGGATCAAATGATAGACGCGGTCTACTTTGCCATGAAAAGAATGGGCTACCCGCATGTTGGGATCTTTATAGCGGAAACCGGTTGGCCGAATGGAAGAGATATTGGCCAAACAGAATCAGGAGCTAGTATTAACAATGCCGCAATTTATAACCGGAATGTAATAAAGAAATTCACTGCCGTACCGGCCATCGGAACGCCGGCGAAGCCGGGTGTAGTCATTGAGGCAGTAATTTTTGCCCTGTACAACGAGAACATGAAAACGGGTCTGGGCTCGGAGAGGCATTTCGGAGTGTTGTATCCGAACGGGTCAAGTATTTACCGACTGGATTTTTCTGGTAAGACGAGGGAGGCAGAGTACTAG